Genomic DNA from Deltaproteobacteria bacterium:
AATGATCGGCAAGCCGACCGGAACCGTGACCGTCTTTGCCTTCGATGCCGGCCAGGGTCTGAGCGAGCATACGGCTCCCTTCGACGCCCTGGTCCAGGTGCTGGACGGCGCGGCGGAAATCACCATTTCGGGGGAGCCTTACCGCGTGAAGGCGGGTGAGATGGTCATCATGCCCGCGGGGAAGCCCCATGCCCTGAAGGCGGTTGAACGCTTCAAGATGCTCTTGGTGCTGATCAGGGAATAACCGGGGAGAGTTACAGGCTGGCGTGAAGGACAAGATTTCTCGTCGCTCCGCTCCTCGAAATGACATGGGTGGGGGCTCCTCGTAATGACGTGGGGGGTGACACCAGGGGTGAAAGGACAAGAGGGACGCGGCCGAGGGCGAAAGGCCATGCCTTTTTGCCATTCCGAATGGCCGCGTCAACCGCCATGTCATTCCTTATCCTTATCCCGCGCCAGGCCTAAAATGTCATTCCGTTCCTGCGCCAGGCCTAAAATGTCATTCCGAATCCCGCCGGAGGCGGGTGAGGA
This window encodes:
- a CDS encoding cupin domain-containing protein — translated: MTVTVSEIKDLIQYQENSVVSREMIGKPTGTVTVFAFDAGQGLSEHTAPFDALVQVLDGAAEITISGEPYRVKAGEMVIMPAGKPHALKAVERFKMLLVLIRE